A window of Fusarium musae strain F31 chromosome 1, whole genome shotgun sequence genomic DNA:
AGCGTAGCTTTAGATGTATCGCAGGATATGATATTTTTGTGTCTCATAATGTCAATGCTTAGTCAATTAAGGCATGGTAACATGCGAGGCTCGTCTTGATGAAACCCCTTTCTGTCCACGCTATGATTGAGTGCACGAGTACGTGATATTGCGGCATTCCTTTCTGGAAACACAGATTATATCCGGTGGAACACACTGATACAAGTATTGGACGACTTTAATCATGATTTTGTTGTATGGGCTTTGTGTCAGGCCTCGTTATTGCCAATTTTCAACGAGTAACAACAAAGTCATTTTCATCCTCGATGATTTGCCGAACTTCCTGGGAGACTCTAACTACACGAGCAGATCTTGGGCCATTGTCTACATCCTTGAAGAATTTCGATAGGATTTCTTCACTGGCTTGAGCCTCGCCCTCGACCTATGAAAGCTCTATATTAGCCAAAGCCAACTTGCCGGGGGCATATATGCACCTTTTCATCCTTCGTGTTTCGACACCATCCCGTCACTCCGTACTCTTGGGCCTTCTTCTGAGTAAAATACCTGCTATGCATCAGATGCGATGCCTCGGGAGTTGTTATCTCAAAGAACCATACCGGAAACCAACACCTGGGTAGATGACGTCAGTTTGAGTGAATACTACATAACATGTTAAAAACAGGCATACCTTGAACACGTCCCTCAACGGCAAAATAGACCTTTTAAAAGGTTAGCTCTGGCTTCATAATCATTGTGAAAGATGGCTCACACGTTTCGGCATATTAGCAGGTCACAGTTTAATAGGCGATATATACTAAGGTTATTGTAGAATAaaagtcaagcttgatgcttgGGAAGGGTTGGAGAAGAGCTAGAGCTTCTTAGCAATCAATGATAAATATGAAAACACGGTGACTTTCTTCGCCTGTGAGATATGATCTAACCTTTATGTCAATTGCTTGCTTTCTAGGTTCCTAGCGGATAGATATGTCGGGTTTAATAGGTCGCTTACAATGGAAGGAAGGTGCATGGGCGTTGAGCttaggttgatgatgataagataaggtGAGTTCTAAACCTCCACTGATGTCACTCATCAAATCCGTGCGTTTCCACTGACTAAACCAGCACCTTTATCCCTTGTTTGCAGCGCGAAGACATCACTTGTTACAGGGCCCGCGCGCAGACACATCGAGATATTTATGGAAGTCCACTCCTCGGAGCCGGCTACAGAGCCAGTCCGATTCCGCACTGGCAAAAAACGAAAAGCCTATCGCCAACGCGTCCAGGAAGATGACGCCTCTGTCGCAGAAACAATATCATCACATCCTACTGCGTCTGCATCAGAACCCAGTCACGAACTCACCCGAAAGGCCTCATCGGATCGCccccaagatgaagaagaatctgttgctgctgcgcTCAAGCTGCGCAATGCGCGAAGAGCCCGACTTGGAGGTGTCGCATTTCGAAACACAAACCGCCCAGACGACGATATGAACAACGAGCGTGCTCTTATTCCACACGACGCAGATGATACTTCAAATAACGAACCCATCATGAAAGGAGTTGCAGATAGATTTACCCACCAGACGGGAAGACTTACAGATCTTAATGACAAGCATATGTACGTTGAGGACCACCGTCTTTGTCATTCTTCCTCACCATGCAATAACTAATCATTCAAGGATGGATTACATAGAATCCCGATTATATAATCGCGCGGGCGGAAACACCTCACAGAATACTTTATCAGCGTCTGCATCAGACCCGGCTCGGCAACCTtctgcaacaacaacaaaccaCGAGAGTAGACGTGCAGTAATGCAGGGCCAGTTGATGGAGATCAGTCTCGAAGACCATTCTGCTCGAAGTGAGAACGCTCTTCAGGCAGATAGTTCTACAGACGGCGGTccaagagccaagaagcCTAGACTTAGAAGGGATGGCACGCCATGGCGTCCGCGAAACCGTCGAGATAGTGACGCCCTCAAACGAGATCAGATCGTTGACGAGATCCTTCATGAAACAAGACGTACGTCCCTAATTTCCATGTCCCTCAAATTAGCTACTAAATCATGTTTCCTAGTCGACTTATACGAACCGACTCCAGGACAAAACAGTCACAATGCAGTTGCCGATCAGGATGGTGCCGCTGATGCGCGGCTCGCCGAGGAGTTCCGGCAGCAATTCCTTGAGGACGTAGCAGAACGACAGCTTCGCAAAAAGAAGGCAACGAACCAAACAACCCGCGCCGGTACCGAGGAAGTACTCAAAGGCCCCAAACTCGGCGGCAGCCGTAACGCCAGAGCTCAGAtgagagatattttattgaagaaagacaaggaagGAAAG
This region includes:
- a CDS encoding hypothetical protein (EggNog:ENOG41); the protein is MEVHSSEPATEPVRFRTGKKRKAYRQRVQEDDASVAETISSHPTASASEPSHELTRKASSDRPQDEEESVAAALKLRNARRARLGGVAFRNTNRPDDDMNNERALIPHDADDTSNNEPIMKGVADRFTHQTGRLTDLNDKHMMDYIESRLYNRAGGNTSQNTLSASASDPARQPSATTTNHESRRAVMQGQLMEISLEDHSARSENALQADSSTDGGPRAKKPRLRRDGTPWRPRNRRDSDALKRDQIVDEILHETRLDLYEPTPGQNSHNAVADQDGAADARLAEEFRQQFLEDVAERQLRKKKATNQTTRAGTEEVLKGPKLGGSRNARAQMRDILLKKDKEGKK